A part of Streptococcus porcinus genomic DNA contains:
- the rsmA gene encoding 16S rRNA (adenine(1518)-N(6)/adenine(1519)-N(6))-dimethyltransferase RsmA, translating into MRIADYSVTRAILERHGFTFKKSFGQNFLTDTNILQKIVDTARIDKNVNVIEIGPGIGALTEFLAENAAEVMAFEIDDRLVPILADTLRDFDNVQVINQDILKADLQTQIQGFENPELPIKVVANLPYYITTPILMHLIESKIPFQEFVVMMQREVADRISAEPNTKAYGSLSIAVQYYMVAKVAFIVPRTVFVPAPNVDSAILKMERRVEPLIKVQDEDFFFRVAKVGFVHRRKTLWNNLTSHFGKSEETKKKLENALELAGIKANIRGEALTIAEFGKLADALKSVGI; encoded by the coding sequence ATGAGAATTGCAGATTACAGTGTTACGAGAGCTATCCTTGAGCGTCATGGTTTTACTTTTAAGAAATCTTTCGGACAAAACTTTTTGACGGATACCAATATCTTACAAAAGATTGTTGATACGGCAAGAATTGATAAAAATGTCAATGTTATTGAAATTGGACCAGGTATTGGTGCTCTGACAGAATTTTTAGCAGAGAATGCAGCTGAAGTTATGGCTTTCGAAATTGATGATCGTCTCGTCCCGATCTTAGCAGACACCCTCAGAGATTTTGACAATGTCCAAGTTATCAACCAGGATATCTTAAAAGCTGATTTGCAAACACAGATTCAAGGTTTTGAAAATCCAGAATTACCTATAAAGGTGGTGGCTAATTTACCATATTACATTACAACACCAATCTTAATGCATTTGATTGAAAGTAAAATTCCTTTCCAAGAGTTTGTGGTTATGATGCAAAGAGAAGTCGCTGATCGTATCTCAGCCGAGCCTAATACTAAAGCCTATGGAAGTTTGTCAATTGCAGTTCAATATTATATGGTGGCTAAAGTAGCTTTCATTGTGCCGAGAACAGTATTTGTACCGGCTCCAAATGTTGATTCTGCCATCTTGAAAATGGAACGTCGTGTAGAACCTTTAATTAAAGTTCAAGATGAAGATTTCTTCTTCCGAGTAGCTAAAGTTGGTTTTGTCCATCGCCGTAAGACCTTATGGAATAACTTGACCAGTCATTTTGGTAAGTCTGAAGAGACTAAAAAGAAGTTAGAGAATGCCTTAGAATTAGCAGGTATTAAAGCCAATATTCGTGGTGAAGCTCTAACTATCGCAGAATTTGGAAAATTAGCTGATGCTTTGAAGTCAGTTGGTATTTAG
- the rnmV gene encoding ribonuclease M5 — protein MRKGFLELTDKIKIQEVIVVEGKDDTANLKRFYDVDTYETQGSAINEEDLERIERLNNLRGVIVFTDPDYNGERIRKIIMQAVPTVRHAFLKRNEAIPASKSKGRSLGIEHASFEALQKALRKVTQAYDDDNQFDVTSGDLVRLGLTLGKESRQKREYLGDQLRIGYCNGKQLLKRLELFGISLADLEEAMAYYKS, from the coding sequence ATGCGAAAAGGATTTTTAGAATTGACAGATAAAATTAAAATTCAAGAGGTCATTGTGGTTGAAGGCAAGGATGATACAGCCAATTTGAAGCGCTTTTATGATGTCGATACCTATGAGACGCAAGGCTCTGCTATTAATGAGGAAGACTTGGAGAGGATTGAACGTTTAAATAACTTGCGTGGTGTGATTGTTTTTACAGACCCAGATTATAATGGGGAACGCATCCGTAAGATTATTATGCAAGCTGTGCCAACGGTTCGACATGCTTTCTTAAAACGTAACGAAGCTATACCAGCATCTAAATCTAAAGGGCGGTCATTAGGAATTGAACATGCTTCTTTTGAGGCTCTGCAAAAAGCACTAAGGAAAGTAACTCAGGCCTATGATGATGACAATCAGTTTGATGTTACAAGTGGGGACTTGGTACGTTTAGGCCTCACATTGGGTAAAGAAAGTCGGCAAAAACGAGAATATTTGGGGGACCAACTCCGAATAGGCTACTGCAATGGCAAACAACTTTTGAAAAGATTAGAGCTTTTTGGCATCAGCTTAGCAGACCTCGAAGAAGCTATGGCTTACTATAAAAGCTAA
- a CDS encoding TatD family hydrolase has product MLEIFDTHTHLNSDNFSGREDEELALAKEQGVTYHNVVGFDQETIEGALTLAQKYPEVYATIGWHPTEAGSYTQDIEEMIISHLRDPKVIALGEIGLDYHWMEDPKEIQIKVFKRQVQLSKDYDLPFVVHTRDALEDTYHVLKEVGVGSRGGIMHSYSGSLEMANKFIELGMMISFSGVVTFKKALEIQEAAQQLPLDKILVETDAPYLAPVPKRGRENHTAYTRFVVNKIAELRELSVEEVATATTENAKRIFRIDR; this is encoded by the coding sequence ATGCTTGAGATTTTTGATACTCATACTCATTTGAACAGTGATAACTTTTCAGGTAGGGAAGATGAAGAATTAGCTTTGGCTAAAGAACAGGGAGTAACTTACCATAATGTGGTTGGTTTTGATCAAGAAACCATTGAAGGTGCTTTAACATTGGCTCAGAAATATCCAGAAGTTTATGCAACCATTGGCTGGCATCCGACTGAAGCTGGTTCCTACACTCAGGATATAGAAGAGATGATTATTTCGCATTTAAGAGATCCTAAAGTCATAGCCTTAGGTGAGATTGGTTTAGATTATCACTGGATGGAAGATCCTAAAGAGATTCAAATCAAGGTTTTTAAACGACAAGTTCAGTTGTCAAAAGATTATGATTTACCTTTTGTGGTGCATACAAGAGATGCTTTAGAAGACACTTACCACGTTCTCAAGGAAGTAGGTGTCGGTTCTCGCGGAGGTATCATGCATTCTTATTCTGGGTCATTAGAAATGGCAAATAAATTCATAGAGCTTGGCATGATGATTTCCTTCTCAGGAGTGGTAACCTTCAAAAAAGCACTAGAAATTCAAGAAGCAGCACAGCAATTACCTTTAGACAAAATCTTGGTGGAGACTGATGCGCCTTACTTGGCACCTGTTCCGAAGCGTGGTCGGGAAAATCACACAGCTTATACTCGGTTTGTGGTCAATAAAATAGCAGAATTGCGAGAACTTTCAGTGGAGGAAGTGGCCACTGCTACGACAGAAAATGCGAAAAGGATTTTTAGAATTGACAGATAA
- a CDS encoding MurR/RpiR family transcriptional regulator translates to MRRDHRLITQIEDALDQMTDLEKKIAYFFIETELDDQNLKAANIIKQLHISQSALTRFAKKCGFAGYRAFSFEYSKSLQESKVNFQPFHLELTKRVLFDYDALINKTYDLVDEAKLQDLATCFDKSERIYFYGKGSSALVAQEMKLRFMRLGLICDAYSDTDGFTWANSVVNQNCLVFGFSLSGKTQSVVRALDKASQKGAKTILLTTNNNQTFPKTIDIIPVASNHKLNYGNRISPQFPLLIMMDIIYAYVSAINKAQKEEIFKNTIIK, encoded by the coding sequence ATGCGCAGAGACCACCGCTTAATCACCCAAATTGAAGATGCTTTAGACCAAATGACAGACCTAGAAAAAAAGATTGCTTACTTTTTTATTGAAACAGAGTTAGATGACCAAAATCTAAAGGCAGCTAATATTATAAAGCAATTGCATATCTCCCAGTCAGCTTTGACCCGTTTTGCTAAAAAGTGTGGCTTTGCTGGTTATCGGGCTTTTTCCTTTGAATACAGCAAAAGCTTACAAGAATCCAAAGTCAATTTTCAGCCTTTTCACTTGGAATTAACCAAGAGAGTTCTATTTGATTACGATGCCTTGATTAATAAAACTTACGACTTAGTGGATGAAGCTAAACTCCAAGATCTAGCTACTTGTTTTGACAAGTCGGAGCGCATCTACTTCTACGGAAAAGGAAGCTCTGCTCTTGTCGCTCAAGAAATGAAACTGCGTTTTATGCGACTTGGCTTAATTTGTGATGCTTACTCTGATACAGATGGTTTTACTTGGGCTAATAGTGTTGTCAATCAAAACTGCCTTGTCTTTGGCTTTTCTTTGTCGGGTAAAACACAATCTGTTGTTAGGGCCCTAGACAAAGCGAGTCAAAAGGGAGCCAAAACTATTCTACTCACTACCAACAACAATCAAACATTCCCAAAAACGATTGATATTATTCCCGTTGCTTCTAATCATAAACTGAATTACGGTAATCGTATTTCGCCCCAATTTCCTCTCCTCATTATGATGGATATCATATACGCTTATGTATCAGCTATTAATAAAGCTCAGAAAGAGGAAATTTTCAAAAACACCATTATAAAGTAA
- a CDS encoding ROK family protein codes for MTFYLAIDIGGTAIKYGLVTDQGQLLRKEEIPTQASKGGPTILAKVLSLVEDYHNQVPLTGVAISTAGMVNPEKGEIFYSGPQIPNYVGISFKKSIEEQFNIPCEVENDVNCAGLAEAISGSAKNAKVAVCLTIGTGIGGCFLLNSQVFHGSSFSACEVGYMRLDNSQFQDLASTTALINDVAKRHGDQPDDWNGRRIFEEAKAGNRHCIAAIDQLVDYLCQGIANICYVVNPECVVLGGGIMGQKAYLSPKISQALEKYLVSSIFQKTKIAFASHENNAGMMGAYYHFKQKQRV; via the coding sequence ATGACATTTTATTTAGCCATTGATATAGGTGGAACAGCAATAAAATACGGTTTAGTAACTGATCAAGGACAGCTTTTGAGAAAAGAAGAAATTCCAACGCAAGCTTCAAAAGGAGGTCCAACAATCTTAGCTAAGGTCTTATCCCTAGTAGAAGACTATCACAATCAAGTCCCCCTAACAGGTGTAGCAATTTCTACCGCGGGAATGGTGAATCCTGAAAAAGGAGAAATTTTTTATTCAGGTCCACAAATTCCTAATTATGTAGGGATATCATTTAAAAAGTCAATTGAAGAGCAATTCAATATCCCATGTGAAGTAGAAAATGATGTCAATTGTGCGGGGCTGGCAGAAGCCATTTCTGGTAGTGCAAAAAATGCAAAAGTTGCTGTCTGTTTAACAATCGGGACAGGTATTGGAGGATGCTTTTTGCTGAATTCACAAGTCTTTCATGGGAGCAGTTTTTCAGCTTGCGAGGTTGGTTATATGCGTCTTGATAATAGTCAGTTTCAAGATTTAGCATCAACGACGGCACTAATAAATGATGTTGCAAAAAGACATGGTGACCAGCCTGATGATTGGAATGGACGAAGAATTTTTGAAGAGGCAAAAGCTGGGAATCGGCATTGTATAGCAGCTATTGATCAATTGGTAGACTATTTGTGTCAAGGGATAGCTAATATATGCTATGTTGTGAATCCAGAATGTGTTGTTTTAGGTGGTGGTATAATGGGACAAAAAGCTTACTTATCCCCTAAAATCAGTCAAGCTCTAGAAAAGTATTTAGTTTCTAGTATCTTCCAAAAAACGAAAATTGCTTTTGCCAGTCATGAAAATAATGCAGGAATGATGGGGGCTTATTACCATTTTAAACAAAAGCAGAGGGTTTAA
- a CDS encoding dihydrodipicolinate synthase family protein, protein MPSEKLVKYQGVIPAFYACYDKEDQIDPKAVQALTTYFVNKGVKGLYVNGSSGECIYQSVEDRKCVLENVMSVAKGKLTIINHVACNNTKDSIELAEHAEGLGVDAIAAIPPIYFKLPDYAVADYWNRISKAAPATDFIIYNIPQLAGTALSPSLYQKMLENKQVIGVKNSSMPVQDIQIFSALGGDNHIVFNGPDEQFLGGRLMGAAAGIGGTYGAMPELFLELNHLIAEKELEKAYELQGQINDIIVVLVSGRGHMYAIIKEVLRINEGLDIGSVRSPLMGLEESDYKICQEAAALIRLAKERFCESR, encoded by the coding sequence ATGCCGTCAGAAAAATTAGTAAAATATCAAGGAGTGATTCCGGCGTTTTATGCTTGCTATGATAAGGAAGACCAAATTGATCCTAAGGCTGTTCAAGCACTAACAACTTATTTTGTTAACAAAGGTGTTAAGGGCTTATATGTTAATGGTTCTTCAGGAGAATGTATTTATCAAAGTGTAGAGGACCGAAAATGTGTTCTCGAGAATGTCATGTCAGTGGCAAAAGGCAAATTAACGATAATTAACCATGTAGCCTGCAATAACACTAAGGATAGCATTGAATTAGCAGAACATGCTGAGGGTTTGGGAGTTGATGCTATTGCAGCTATTCCGCCAATCTATTTCAAATTGCCTGATTATGCTGTTGCTGACTATTGGAACCGAATTTCAAAAGCAGCTCCAGCTACTGATTTTATCATCTATAATATTCCACAACTTGCTGGGACTGCTCTAAGTCCAAGTCTTTATCAAAAAATGTTAGAAAATAAGCAAGTTATTGGGGTCAAAAACTCATCAATGCCAGTTCAAGATATTCAGATATTTTCTGCTCTTGGAGGTGATAATCACATTGTATTTAACGGCCCTGACGAACAGTTTTTAGGAGGGCGATTAATGGGAGCTGCTGCTGGTATTGGAGGCACATATGGAGCTATGCCAGAATTGTTCTTGGAACTGAATCATCTGATAGCAGAAAAAGAATTAGAAAAAGCATATGAGTTACAAGGACAGATCAATGACATCATAGTGGTGCTTGTATCGGGTCGCGGGCACATGTATGCTATCATAAAAGAAGTTTTGCGTATTAATGAAGGGCTTGATATAGGCTCTGTTCGGTCACCCCTGATGGGTCTAGAGGAAAGTGATTATAAAATATGTCAAGAAGCTGCTGCCCTTATTAGATTAGCTAAAGAACGATTTTGTGAAAGTCGGTGA
- a CDS encoding ABC transporter substrate-binding protein, producing the protein MKKSILRLVTVALVPLLGLTACSTKEADKKKKDQNEIEVWLTPQWKGTYKGDEKGADYDSFFKTAAKMYEKEHPGKKISIQVIPGEERDSKLSVATQTKTLPDIFFESTFAISDLAHQGLLAPLDSTIDHKNKADISKSVWDNVTINHKTYFYPFAQNPGMLAYNAEMFEKAGLQKYLADKNKIANWSLDDFQTILKKLKESDTHATPLGFYAKNNQGDTWTMMYLRMYGSSFFDKSGKLNVNDKKGVEALDYIKELNDKKMITSGAESLTSNDVNAMFQNKKIAISFTNAVLYKGMLDSMSAGTVNKFDARLANIPSVDGPKSFTYVLGSAVFNTNGDKRQKLAKDFVKYYSENKELVKASMNFMPVRKSLVEQEKANHPMLETYINNDQYVINFSNNTSGYVEVRNALFPEIQAVLTGEKTSKEALDTFVEKGNKAISQGIKRSKILNDK; encoded by the coding sequence ATGAAAAAGAGTATTTTACGCTTAGTAACCGTTGCACTAGTCCCTCTACTTGGTTTGACAGCTTGTTCTACAAAAGAAGCTGATAAAAAGAAAAAAGACCAAAATGAAATAGAAGTTTGGTTAACCCCGCAATGGAAAGGAACTTATAAAGGGGATGAAAAAGGAGCGGATTATGATAGTTTCTTTAAAACAGCCGCTAAAATGTATGAAAAAGAGCATCCCGGTAAAAAAATTTCTATTCAAGTTATCCCTGGTGAAGAACGTGATAGTAAATTAAGTGTGGCGACACAGACGAAAACTTTGCCTGATATATTTTTCGAATCAACTTTCGCTATCTCTGACTTAGCTCATCAAGGATTATTAGCACCACTTGATTCTACTATTGATCATAAAAATAAAGCTGATATTTCTAAATCGGTCTGGGATAATGTAACAATTAACCATAAAACCTACTTCTATCCATTTGCTCAAAATCCAGGAATGCTAGCTTACAACGCTGAAATGTTTGAAAAAGCGGGTCTTCAAAAATATCTTGCCGATAAAAATAAGATTGCTAACTGGTCTCTTGATGATTTCCAAACGATTTTGAAAAAATTGAAAGAAAGTGATACCCATGCCACACCGTTAGGCTTCTATGCTAAAAATAATCAAGGTGACACTTGGACCATGATGTATTTAAGAATGTATGGAAGTAGCTTCTTTGATAAGTCAGGGAAACTCAACGTGAATGATAAAAAGGGTGTCGAAGCTTTAGATTATATCAAGGAACTAAATGATAAAAAAATGATTACCTCTGGTGCGGAGTCATTAACAAGTAATGATGTCAATGCTATGTTCCAAAATAAGAAGATAGCAATTAGTTTTACCAACGCTGTATTGTATAAAGGGATGCTTGACAGTATGTCAGCAGGAACAGTCAATAAGTTTGATGCACGCTTAGCCAATATTCCAAGTGTAGATGGTCCTAAGTCATTCACATACGTTTTAGGATCAGCAGTCTTTAATACAAATGGTGATAAACGACAAAAATTAGCAAAAGATTTTGTTAAATATTATTCTGAAAATAAAGAGTTAGTCAAAGCAAGTATGAACTTTATGCCTGTACGCAAATCACTGGTTGAGCAAGAAAAAGCAAACCATCCAATGCTAGAAACTTATATTAATAATGATCAGTATGTTATTAACTTCTCTAATAATACGTCAGGATATGTAGAAGTTAGAAATGCCTTGTTCCCAGAAATTCAGGCTGTATTAACTGGTGAAAAAACCTCAAAAGAAGCGCTTGATACGTTTGTAGAGAAAGGCAATAAGGCTATTTCTCAAGGAATAAAACGCTCAAAAATTCTAAACGATAAATAA
- a CDS encoding carbohydrate ABC transporter permease, translated as MKKLKRMEGFDLITNIIVFTLAILFLLPLFWLLTNTFKTSSGIYQMPPDILPKQWYLGNLAELFEGQPTLRWIFNSFVVSFMTALLSVYISALAAYGFSKLHFKGKTVFFIIIIASIMIPKETFVVPLFDIIEKLHWVDTYQSMVVPNLATGFGTFMLYSYFKVIPESIRESAKLDGASEWTIFTKLMLPIVKPGIGALFILNFVTAWNDYLWQLLMARSKEMKTLTIGVASLQQDINPNIGLKVAGAAIAALPMIVIFFLFQRFFIKGATDGALKE; from the coding sequence GTGAAAAAATTAAAGCGCATGGAGGGATTTGATTTAATTACTAACATTATTGTCTTTACATTGGCTATTTTGTTTTTACTGCCTTTGTTCTGGTTACTAACTAATACTTTTAAAACCTCCTCGGGTATCTATCAGATGCCACCTGATATTTTGCCTAAACAGTGGTACTTAGGAAATTTAGCTGAACTTTTTGAAGGCCAGCCAACGTTAAGGTGGATTTTCAATAGTTTTGTTGTTTCTTTTATGACAGCTCTATTAAGTGTCTATATTTCAGCTCTTGCAGCCTATGGTTTTTCTAAACTTCACTTTAAAGGGAAGACAGTTTTCTTTATTATTATTATTGCTTCAATCATGATTCCAAAGGAAACGTTCGTTGTCCCTCTCTTTGATATTATTGAGAAACTACACTGGGTAGATACCTATCAGTCCATGGTTGTTCCGAATTTAGCAACAGGCTTTGGAACATTTATGCTCTATTCCTATTTTAAGGTAATTCCAGAATCTATTCGTGAGTCAGCAAAACTAGATGGTGCTAGTGAATGGACTATTTTTACCAAGTTGATGTTACCTATTGTTAAGCCGGGGATTGGTGCTCTCTTCATATTGAACTTTGTCACTGCGTGGAATGACTACTTATGGCAACTATTAATGGCTAGAAGTAAAGAGATGAAAACTTTAACTATCGGCGTTGCAAGTCTCCAACAAGACATTAACCCTAATATTGGCTTAAAGGTAGCTGGGGCAGCAATTGCTGCGCTTCCAATGATTGTAATTTTCTTTTTGTTTCAACGATTTTTTATAAAGGGAGCTACTGATGGTGCCCTAAAAGAATAA
- a CDS encoding carbohydrate ABC transporter permease — protein MQKHLIKTKQDYLGYLFIGPQMLLMLIFILYPVIKGFKMSLYSVYGVDSYFVGFENFSHLLQDPVFVKSILNTIFFVVAIVILTILFALFVATTVYDKNSKYVSFIRGAYYLPVMVSMVVMSIVWNFLLNPSNGLISFYFEHFGVGHLNLLGNTKTVMPIIVFVTFVGNVGQAIILYLATMIGISQDYFEAAQLDGATRWQRIRHIIIPLVRPTTAYLVVINIIAVLKIFVVIQLLTGGGPNNASVTMMYYLYQNAFVYNNTGVAAAIGVLMFLIALLLSVPQLRSFIKTN, from the coding sequence GTGCAGAAACATCTAATAAAAACAAAGCAAGATTACCTTGGTTATTTATTTATTGGTCCGCAGATGCTTTTAATGTTGATATTCATCCTTTATCCTGTTATTAAAGGATTTAAGATGAGTTTATATTCCGTCTATGGGGTGGATTCCTATTTTGTTGGGTTTGAGAACTTTAGCCACCTTTTACAAGATCCGGTCTTTGTTAAATCGATTTTAAATACTATTTTCTTTGTTGTAGCTATTGTCATATTGACAATCCTATTTGCTTTATTTGTTGCAACGACTGTTTATGACAAAAATAGTAAATACGTCTCTTTCATTCGCGGTGCCTATTATTTACCTGTTATGGTTTCGATGGTAGTTATGAGTATTGTTTGGAATTTCTTGTTAAACCCTTCAAATGGTTTGATTAGTTTTTACTTTGAACATTTTGGAGTAGGGCATCTTAACCTTTTGGGGAATACAAAAACTGTAATGCCAATTATAGTTTTTGTAACCTTTGTGGGAAATGTTGGACAAGCAATTATCCTCTACTTGGCCACCATGATTGGAATTTCTCAAGACTATTTTGAAGCGGCTCAATTAGATGGTGCTACGAGGTGGCAACGGATTCGTCATATTATTATTCCTTTGGTTAGACCAACGACAGCATACTTAGTCGTTATTAACATTATTGCAGTTCTGAAAATTTTTGTTGTTATCCAATTGTTAACAGGTGGAGGTCCAAATAATGCTTCAGTTACAATGATGTATTATCTTTATCAGAATGCTTTTGTTTACAATAATACAGGAGTAGCTGCAGCAATTGGTGTATTAATGTTCTTGATTGCTTTATTACTAAGTGTTCCTCAATTGCGATCATTTATTAAAACAAACTAG